Proteins from a single region of Pseudarthrobacter sp. NIBRBAC000502772:
- a CDS encoding alpha/beta fold hydrolase, with the protein METWKVEAEDGGRLDVHSFRTPAGLDPTTAGPPGVVLIHGTLVTDALYRPFARKLSVLLGRPVHCYNRRGRAGSAPQPEDYSVKTEVSDLAAVMRQTGATDVVAHSYGGFVALQAARTLPVGRLVTYDAAVSLSGNLSHRWRPELEDAVAAGQLNHAWAHLVQGLATAGPLSYLPLGALRMLSILSARTNLGAEMRQLLPTAVTEMRAVLDAEAELDHFTALTTPVLMLSGGWSPAYFAETGRQLAAAVPCINFQVVPGQLHEGPIRPGKGLAVRIARFINGSDSRVRRLGRRR; encoded by the coding sequence GTGGAGACGTGGAAAGTTGAAGCGGAGGACGGCGGGCGCCTCGACGTGCACTCCTTCCGCACCCCCGCGGGGCTGGACCCGACGACGGCGGGACCTCCCGGCGTCGTACTCATCCACGGCACTTTGGTCACCGACGCCCTCTACCGGCCCTTTGCCCGGAAGCTCAGCGTCCTGCTGGGCCGGCCGGTGCACTGCTACAACCGGCGCGGCAGGGCGGGGTCAGCCCCGCAGCCGGAGGACTATTCGGTGAAGACGGAGGTCAGCGACCTCGCGGCGGTCATGCGCCAGACCGGCGCGACGGATGTGGTGGCCCACAGCTACGGCGGCTTCGTGGCGCTGCAGGCGGCCCGGACCCTGCCCGTGGGCCGGCTGGTGACCTATGACGCCGCGGTGTCGCTGTCCGGAAACCTGAGCCACCGCTGGCGGCCGGAGCTTGAGGATGCCGTCGCTGCGGGCCAGCTCAACCACGCCTGGGCGCACCTGGTCCAGGGCCTGGCCACGGCGGGTCCGCTGTCCTACCTCCCGCTCGGCGCGCTGCGGATGCTGAGCATCCTCTCGGCCAGGACCAACCTGGGCGCGGAGATGCGGCAGCTGCTGCCCACGGCCGTCACCGAAATGCGTGCCGTACTGGACGCCGAAGCCGAACTGGACCATTTCACCGCCCTCACCACCCCCGTCCTGATGCTCAGCGGCGGCTGGAGTCCGGCGTATTTTGCCGAGACGGGGCGGCAACTGGCGGCCGCCGTGCCATGCATCAACTTCCAGGTAGTCCCCGGCCAGCTGCACGAGGGTCCCATCCGTCCCGGCAAGGGGCTCGCCGTGCGGATTGCCCGGTTCATCAACGGCAGCGACAGCCGGGTCCGGAGGCTGGGGAGGCGCCGGTAG
- the lysS gene encoding lysine--tRNA ligase, translated as MTSQNTPTPKNAPEPLDASEQMRIRMDKRAKLIERGTEAYPVGVERTHSLTEIREKYAHLEADDTTGDVVGVTGRVVFVRNTGKLCFATLQEGGVDGKGTRLQAMLSLANVGEEALADWKALVDLGDHVFIKGEVISSRRGELSVMAESWSMASKALRPLPVLHAELNEETRVRQRYVDLMVRDEAREMVYTRAAITRSIRESLHRHSYVEVETPILQLVHGGALARPFETHMNAFDQKMTLRIATELYLKRAVVGGIDRVYDMGRVFRNEGVDSTHSPEFTTLECYEAWADQFVMAERIKEIILDAADAVGVGRTLQTEAGEINLDGDWAWVSVYPGLSDAVGQEVTPDTSLEVLREIAQKHEVKVDPKWDAEKLAVELFGEIVEPTLLNPTFVYDYPPSAQPLARPHRNDGRLIEAWDLIIGGMERGTAFSELIDPVIQRERLTEQSRHAAAGDVEAMQLDEDFLRALEYGAPPMGGIGLGIDRLVMLFTGAGIRETILFPLLKPEGH; from the coding sequence GTGACTTCCCAAAACACCCCCACCCCAAAAAATGCCCCAGAGCCGCTCGACGCCAGCGAGCAGATGCGCATCCGCATGGACAAGCGTGCAAAGCTGATCGAGCGGGGCACCGAGGCATATCCGGTGGGTGTGGAACGCACGCATTCCCTCACGGAGATCCGCGAAAAGTACGCGCACCTTGAGGCTGACGACACCACGGGCGACGTTGTGGGCGTCACCGGCCGGGTGGTTTTTGTGCGCAATACCGGCAAGCTCTGCTTCGCCACGCTCCAGGAAGGCGGCGTCGACGGCAAAGGCACCCGGCTCCAGGCGATGCTCAGCCTGGCCAACGTGGGCGAGGAAGCGCTCGCGGACTGGAAGGCGCTGGTGGACCTCGGCGACCACGTGTTCATCAAGGGCGAAGTGATTTCCTCCCGCCGCGGCGAGCTGTCCGTGATGGCCGAGTCCTGGTCGATGGCCTCCAAAGCGCTCCGTCCGTTGCCGGTGCTGCACGCGGAACTGAACGAGGAAACCCGCGTCCGCCAGCGCTACGTGGACCTGATGGTGCGCGACGAAGCCCGCGAAATGGTCTACACGCGCGCCGCGATTACGCGTTCCATCCGCGAGAGCCTGCACCGCCACAGCTACGTCGAAGTGGAAACCCCCATCCTGCAGCTGGTCCACGGCGGCGCCCTGGCCCGGCCGTTCGAGACGCACATGAACGCGTTCGACCAGAAAATGACCCTCCGCATTGCCACCGAGCTTTACCTCAAGCGTGCTGTTGTGGGCGGGATCGACCGCGTCTACGACATGGGCCGCGTCTTCCGCAACGAGGGCGTGGACTCCACCCACAGCCCCGAATTCACCACCCTGGAGTGCTACGAAGCCTGGGCGGACCAGTTCGTCATGGCCGAGCGCATCAAGGAGATCATCCTCGACGCCGCGGACGCCGTGGGTGTGGGCCGAACCCTCCAGACGGAAGCCGGGGAAATCAACCTCGACGGCGACTGGGCCTGGGTTTCGGTTTACCCCGGACTGTCCGACGCCGTTGGCCAGGAAGTCACGCCGGACACTTCGCTTGAGGTGCTGCGCGAAATCGCCCAAAAGCACGAGGTCAAGGTGGACCCGAAGTGGGACGCCGAGAAACTGGCCGTGGAACTGTTCGGCGAAATTGTGGAGCCCACACTGCTGAACCCCACATTTGTGTACGACTACCCGCCGTCTGCCCAGCCGCTGGCCCGCCCGCACCGGAACGACGGCCGGCTGATCGAAGCCTGGGACCTCATCATCGGAGGCATGGAACGCGGCACGGCCTTCTCCGAGCTGATCGACCCCGTCATCCAGCGTGAGCGGCTGACTGAACAGTCGCGGCACGCTGCCGCGGGCGATGTCGAGGCCATGCAGCTGGACGAGGACTTCCTGCGGGCCCTCGAATACGGCGCGCCGCCCATGGGCGGCATCGGCTTGGGTATTGACCGGCTGGTGATGTTGTTCACCGGCGCCGGTATCCGCGAAACTATCCTTTTCCCGCTTCTGAAGCCCGAAGGCCACTAA
- a CDS encoding Lsr2 family protein: MAQKVNIILVDDLDGGSADENVRFGLDGVSYEIDLSSANAAELRSALERFVAAGRKTSAGRATRTKAVVGPRTNDSAQIRQWARDNGYTVNSRGRIQAEIQEAYQKANS, from the coding sequence ATGGCACAGAAAGTAAACATCATCCTCGTCGATGATCTGGATGGGGGATCTGCGGACGAGAATGTCCGTTTTGGCCTCGATGGGGTCAGCTACGAAATCGATCTGTCCTCGGCCAACGCGGCCGAGCTCCGTTCTGCCCTGGAGCGCTTTGTTGCCGCCGGGCGCAAGACCTCGGCCGGCAGAGCCACCCGCACCAAAGCGGTAGTAGGCCCCCGCACCAACGACTCCGCGCAGATCCGTCAATGGGCGCGGGATAACGGCTACACGGTTAACAGCCGCGGCCGAATTCAGGCTGAAATCCAGGAAGCCTACCAAAAGGCAAATTCCTGA
- a CDS encoding ISL3 family transposase, translated as MSCSDGRWCTRADALLGVEGVHVSSVTATPGGLILSVETGEDVTGCPDCGVVAVGHGRRQVRLHDIPCFGRPVRLLWAKRVWRCPDPDCPRTTFTEEHPLAGPRAKLTDRAVNWATDALQHFDTSVSALAHQLGVSWHTVWHGIRAEAARRIADTGRLKGVNALGVDEHVWAHTGPPGTGMVTGIVDHTRDADGIVHARLLDLVPGRSGKAYADWLKDRGTGFTAGIKTAALDPFRGYANAIRDELPEAITVLDAFHVVKLGSAMVDEVRRRVQQDTLGHRGRKGDPLYGIRRTLQIGAEHLSEKQAARLDAKLTIGDPDHEVTLAWQCYQKLRNIYHARPERGRELVTEVIASFPTCPIPEVARLGRTLKQWKAAILAYFDTLGASNGPTEAINGVIETTRRIARGFRNFPNYRIRCLLAAGGHRPYRAKQTNHA; from the coding sequence ATGTCTTGTTCTGATGGCCGCTGGTGCACGCGCGCGGATGCGCTGCTCGGTGTCGAAGGCGTACACGTCAGCTCCGTCACAGCAACCCCAGGCGGACTGATTCTGAGCGTCGAGACCGGGGAGGACGTCACCGGCTGCCCCGACTGCGGCGTCGTTGCGGTCGGGCACGGGCGCCGGCAGGTTCGGCTCCATGACATTCCCTGTTTCGGCAGGCCGGTGCGGCTGCTGTGGGCCAAGCGTGTCTGGCGCTGCCCGGATCCGGACTGCCCGAGGACGACGTTCACCGAGGAGCACCCGCTGGCCGGGCCCCGGGCGAAACTTACCGACCGTGCCGTGAACTGGGCAACCGACGCGCTGCAGCATTTCGACACCTCGGTATCGGCACTGGCCCACCAGCTCGGCGTCTCCTGGCACACCGTGTGGCACGGGATCCGGGCCGAGGCCGCACGGCGGATCGCTGACACAGGCCGGCTGAAGGGGGTGAATGCGCTCGGCGTCGACGAACATGTCTGGGCCCACACTGGTCCGCCCGGCACCGGGATGGTCACCGGGATCGTGGATCACACCCGCGACGCGGACGGCATCGTTCACGCCCGGCTGCTGGACCTCGTGCCGGGACGCTCCGGCAAGGCCTACGCCGACTGGCTCAAAGACCGCGGCACCGGGTTCACCGCCGGGATCAAGACCGCTGCGCTGGATCCGTTCCGCGGCTACGCGAACGCGATCCGTGACGAACTGCCCGAAGCCATCACCGTCCTGGATGCCTTCCACGTCGTGAAACTGGGTTCGGCCATGGTCGATGAGGTCCGCCGCCGGGTCCAGCAGGACACCCTGGGACACCGCGGCCGCAAGGGCGATCCGCTCTACGGGATCCGCAGGACCCTGCAGATCGGCGCCGAACACCTCAGCGAGAAACAGGCCGCACGCCTCGATGCGAAACTCACCATCGGGGACCCGGACCACGAAGTCACGCTGGCCTGGCAGTGCTACCAGAAGCTCCGCAACATCTACCACGCAAGGCCGGAACGCGGCCGTGAACTCGTCACCGAGGTCATCGCGTCGTTCCCGACCTGCCCCATCCCGGAAGTCGCCCGCCTCGGCCGGACACTCAAACAATGGAAAGCCGCGATCTTGGCCTACTTCGACACCCTCGGCGCCTCCAACGGCCCCACCGAGGCGATCAATGGCGTCATCGAGACCACCCGCAGAATAGCGCGAGGCTTCCGCAACTTCCCCAACTACAGAATCAGATGCCTACTCGCCGCCGGCGGCCACCGTCCCTACCGGGCAAAACAAACCAACCATGCCTAA
- a CDS encoding DUF1772 domain-containing protein, giving the protein MEVITLLMTAATVALAGIGGLYYSYACSVMPGLRATDDATFVSAMSRINTAIQNPVFALSFVGAFLSLAGSAAFSWANGLASTLPLSVSLTCYTATLAITFAANIPLNNALDLAAASGDAAAARKSFERRWTRWNIHRTWLSLAALVALSVAWAALGQP; this is encoded by the coding sequence ATGGAAGTCATCACCCTGCTCATGACCGCCGCGACCGTAGCCCTGGCCGGGATCGGGGGGCTCTATTACTCCTACGCCTGCTCGGTGATGCCGGGGCTGCGCGCCACCGATGATGCGACTTTTGTCAGTGCCATGTCCCGGATCAATACCGCCATCCAGAATCCGGTGTTCGCGCTGAGTTTCGTCGGCGCCTTCCTCTCCTTGGCGGGCTCGGCAGCGTTCTCATGGGCCAACGGGCTTGCCAGCACACTCCCCCTCTCTGTTTCCCTGACCTGCTACACGGCCACGCTGGCCATCACGTTCGCCGCGAACATCCCCTTGAATAACGCACTGGACCTGGCGGCCGCGTCTGGAGATGCCGCGGCCGCCAGAAAATCGTTCGAACGCCGGTGGACCCGGTGGAACATCCACCGCACCTGGCTGTCGCTGGCCGCACTGGTCGCGCTCAGCGTTGCCTGGGCAGCGCTGGGTCAGCCGTGA
- a CDS encoding ATP-dependent Clp protease ATP-binding subunit — MFERFTDRARRVVVLAQEEARMLNHNYIGTEHILLGLIHEGEGVAAKALESLSISLDGVREQVQEIIGQGQQAPSGHIPFTPRAKKVLELSLREALQLGHNYIGTEHILLGLIREGEGVAAQVLVKLGADLNRVRQQVIQLLSGYQGKETTGAGVGPGQPEGTPAGSVVLDQFGRNLTQAARENKLDPVIGRESEMERVMQVLSRRTKNNPVLIGEPGVGKTAVVEGLAQAIVRGDVPETIKDKQLYTLDLGSLVAGSRYRGDFEERLKKVLKEIRTRGDIILFIDEIHTLVGAGAAEGAIDAASILKPMLARGELQTIGATTLDEYRKHIEKDAALERRFQPIQVKEPSVAHAIEILKGLRDRYEAHHRVTITDGALASAANLAERYISDRFLPDKAIDLIDEAGARLRIRRMTAPPELKAMDERIAKLKMEKESAIDAQDFEGAAALRDKEQKLITERSEKERHWKSGGMDDISEVDEDLIAEVLANSTGIPVFKLTEEESTRLLKMEDELHKRVVGQNEAIRSLSQAIRRTRAGLKDPKRPGGSFIFAGPTGVGKTELAKALAEFLFGDEDALITLDMSEYSEKHTVSRLFGAPPGYVGYEEGGQLTEKVRRRPFSVVLFDEVEKAHADLFNSLLQILEDGRLTDSQGRVVDFKNTVIIMTTNLGTRDISKSVATGFQSGTDTQTGYNRMRARVTEELKQHFRPEFLNRVDDVVVFPQLTQDEIIEIVDMFVGRLEKRLKDKDMGIELTTAAKVLLATRGYDPAMGARPLRRTIQREIEDQLSEKILFGELHAGDIVVVDVDGEGDDAKFTFAGNAKPLIPEIAPSV; from the coding sequence ATGTTTGAGCGATTTACGGACCGTGCCCGTCGCGTAGTTGTGCTTGCCCAAGAAGAGGCACGCATGCTGAACCACAATTACATTGGTACCGAACACATCCTCTTGGGTCTGATCCATGAAGGTGAGGGCGTTGCCGCCAAAGCTCTTGAGTCCTTGAGCATTTCGCTCGACGGCGTGCGCGAGCAGGTACAGGAGATCATCGGCCAGGGCCAGCAGGCCCCGTCCGGCCACATCCCCTTCACCCCGCGCGCCAAGAAGGTGCTGGAACTTTCCCTGCGGGAAGCCTTGCAGCTGGGCCACAACTACATCGGCACGGAGCACATCCTGCTGGGCCTCATCCGCGAGGGTGAAGGCGTTGCCGCCCAGGTGCTGGTCAAGCTCGGCGCAGACCTTAACCGCGTCCGCCAGCAGGTCATCCAGCTCCTCTCCGGCTATCAGGGCAAGGAGACTACCGGCGCCGGCGTCGGTCCGGGCCAGCCCGAAGGCACTCCCGCCGGTTCCGTGGTCCTGGACCAGTTCGGCCGCAACCTCACCCAGGCTGCGCGCGAGAACAAGCTGGACCCGGTGATCGGACGCGAGTCCGAGATGGAACGCGTTATGCAGGTCCTTTCGCGCCGCACCAAGAACAACCCTGTCCTGATCGGTGAGCCCGGCGTCGGCAAGACCGCCGTCGTCGAAGGCCTCGCCCAGGCGATTGTCCGCGGCGACGTTCCGGAAACCATCAAGGACAAGCAGCTGTACACCCTGGACCTCGGTTCACTGGTGGCCGGCTCCCGGTACCGCGGTGACTTCGAAGAGCGCCTGAAGAAGGTCCTCAAGGAAATCCGCACCCGCGGGGACATCATCCTCTTCATCGACGAGATCCACACGCTTGTGGGTGCCGGCGCTGCTGAAGGTGCCATCGATGCTGCGTCCATCCTGAAGCCCATGCTGGCCCGCGGTGAACTGCAGACCATCGGTGCCACCACCCTGGATGAGTACCGCAAGCACATCGAGAAGGATGCCGCACTCGAGCGCCGCTTCCAGCCGATCCAGGTCAAGGAGCCCTCCGTCGCGCACGCGATCGAGATCCTCAAGGGCCTGCGCGACCGCTACGAGGCGCACCACCGCGTCACCATCACCGACGGCGCCCTCGCCTCGGCCGCGAACCTCGCCGAGCGCTACATCTCGGACCGCTTCCTGCCGGACAAGGCCATCGACCTGATCGATGAAGCCGGTGCCCGGTTGCGTATCCGCCGGATGACCGCTCCGCCGGAGCTGAAGGCCATGGATGAGCGGATCGCCAAGCTGAAGATGGAGAAGGAATCCGCCATCGACGCGCAGGACTTCGAAGGCGCCGCTGCGCTTCGGGACAAGGAGCAGAAACTCATTACCGAGCGCTCCGAGAAGGAACGCCACTGGAAGTCCGGCGGCATGGATGACATCTCCGAGGTGGATGAGGATCTCATCGCCGAGGTATTGGCCAACTCCACCGGCATCCCGGTCTTCAAGCTGACCGAGGAAGAGTCCACGCGCCTGCTGAAGATGGAAGACGAACTGCACAAGCGTGTGGTGGGCCAGAACGAGGCCATCAGGTCCCTGTCCCAGGCAATCCGCCGTACCCGTGCAGGCCTGAAGGACCCCAAGCGTCCGGGCGGCTCGTTCATCTTCGCCGGCCCCACCGGCGTCGGCAAGACCGAGCTCGCCAAGGCCCTGGCCGAATTCCTGTTCGGTGACGAGGACGCCCTCATCACGCTGGATATGTCCGAGTACTCGGAGAAGCACACTGTTTCACGGCTCTTCGGGGCCCCTCCAGGCTATGTCGGCTACGAAGAAGGTGGCCAGCTCACCGAGAAGGTCCGCCGCCGTCCGTTCTCCGTGGTCCTGTTCGACGAAGTGGAGAAGGCGCACGCCGACCTCTTCAACTCACTCCTGCAGATCCTGGAAGACGGCCGCCTGACCGACTCCCAGGGCCGCGTAGTGGACTTCAAGAACACCGTGATCATCATGACCACAAACCTGGGCACCCGGGACATCTCCAAGAGCGTTGCCACTGGCTTCCAGTCCGGCACAGACACGCAGACCGGCTACAACCGGATGCGCGCCCGTGTGACGGAAGAGCTCAAGCAGCACTTCCGTCCGGAGTTCCTGAACCGTGTGGATGACGTTGTGGTGTTCCCGCAGCTCACCCAGGACGAGATCATCGAGATCGTGGACATGTTCGTTGGGCGCCTGGAGAAGCGCCTCAAGGACAAGGACATGGGCATCGAGCTCACCACCGCTGCCAAGGTGCTCCTGGCGACCCGCGGCTACGATCCCGCCATGGGTGCCCGGCCGCTGCGCCGCACCATCCAGCGCGAGATCGAGGACCAGCTCTCCGAAAAGATCCTGTTCGGCGAGCTCCACGCCGGCGACATCGTTGTAGTGGACGTGGATGGCGAAGGCGACGACGCCAAATTCACGTTCGCCGGCAACGCCAAGCCGCTCATCCCGGAGATCGCCCCCAGCGTCTAA
- a CDS encoding amino-acid N-acetyltransferase — protein sequence MTDSDSFHIRSARTTDVAAIKRLVAPLAEQRILMAKETVAYYESLQEFRIAEADDGEVIGCGALHVMWEDLAEVRTLAASDAWRGKGVGHVLVESLLAEARELGVARVFCLTFEVDFFKRHGFEVMADQTAVDPVVYSELLRSHDEGVAEFLDLARVKPNTLGNTRMIKTL from the coding sequence GTGACCGATTCTGACTCCTTCCATATCCGTTCTGCACGTACCACTGACGTGGCCGCCATCAAGCGCCTTGTGGCGCCGTTGGCTGAGCAGCGGATCCTGATGGCGAAAGAAACGGTTGCCTATTACGAGAGCCTCCAGGAGTTCCGGATCGCAGAAGCCGACGACGGCGAAGTCATCGGCTGCGGCGCCCTGCACGTTATGTGGGAGGATCTCGCCGAAGTCCGCACACTGGCCGCATCGGACGCGTGGCGCGGCAAGGGTGTAGGGCACGTGCTGGTTGAAAGCCTGCTGGCCGAGGCCCGTGAACTGGGCGTGGCCCGGGTCTTCTGCCTCACGTTCGAGGTGGATTTTTTCAAGCGCCACGGCTTCGAGGTCATGGCCGACCAGACGGCGGTGGACCCGGTGGTCTACTCCGAGCTGCTGCGTTCCCATGACGAAGGCGTTGCCGAGTTCCTGGACCTGGCGCGGGTCAAGCCCAACACCCTGGGCAACACCCGCATGATCAAGACCCTCTAG
- the dhaK gene encoding dihydroxyacetone kinase subunit DhaK → MKKLINDPRSVVDESVEGFGLAHAGLVTVTADPKYVTRKDAPVAGKVGLVSGGGSGHEPLHAGFVGLGMLDAAVPGAVFTSPTPDQILPATLAVNSGAGVVHIVKNYTGDVLNFETAAELAQAEGVDIRTVLVNDDVAVEDSLYTAGRRGVGGTVLVEKIAGAAAERGDSLDAVAAIGDRVNSNVRTMGVALTACTVPHAGTPSFDLADDEIEIGIGIHGEPGRHRIPMENADGITDRLLDPVLSDLGITGGEKVLLFVNGMGGTPLSELYIVYRRAAQVIAERGAAVERSLVGNYITSLEMQGCSISVLRLDDELTQLWDAPVHTAALRWGV, encoded by the coding sequence ATGAAAAAGCTCATCAATGATCCCCGTTCCGTGGTTGACGAATCCGTCGAGGGATTCGGTCTGGCCCACGCGGGACTGGTCACCGTCACCGCCGATCCGAAGTACGTCACGCGCAAAGACGCGCCGGTGGCAGGGAAGGTCGGACTAGTTTCCGGCGGGGGAAGCGGCCACGAGCCGCTCCACGCCGGGTTTGTCGGGCTGGGAATGCTCGACGCCGCCGTGCCGGGGGCGGTGTTCACCTCGCCGACGCCGGACCAGATTCTTCCGGCGACGCTCGCCGTTAACTCGGGTGCCGGCGTCGTCCATATCGTGAAGAACTACACCGGCGACGTCCTGAACTTTGAGACCGCAGCGGAGCTGGCGCAGGCCGAAGGTGTGGACATCCGCACGGTCCTGGTCAATGACGACGTCGCGGTGGAGGACTCCCTGTATACGGCAGGCCGCCGCGGAGTGGGCGGCACCGTTCTGGTGGAGAAAATCGCCGGCGCCGCGGCTGAGCGGGGCGATAGCCTCGATGCCGTGGCCGCGATCGGTGACCGCGTCAACAGCAACGTCCGCACCATGGGGGTTGCGCTGACCGCGTGCACAGTACCGCATGCGGGAACGCCCAGTTTCGACCTGGCGGATGATGAGATCGAGATCGGCATCGGCATCCATGGCGAGCCCGGCCGGCACAGAATACCGATGGAGAACGCTGACGGCATCACCGACCGCCTGCTGGACCCGGTCCTCAGCGACCTGGGCATCACCGGCGGCGAAAAAGTACTGCTGTTCGTCAACGGCATGGGCGGAACCCCCCTGAGCGAGCTGTACATCGTCTACCGCCGCGCTGCCCAGGTGATCGCAGAACGGGGAGCCGCCGTCGAACGCTCGCTGGTGGGGAACTACATCACGTCCCTGGAAATGCAGGGCTGCTCCATCTCGGTGCTCCGGCTCGACGATGAACTGACGCAGCTGTGGGACGCTCCGGTGCACACTGCAGCCCTGCGTTGGGGCGTGTAA